One stretch of Halodesulfovibrio sp. MK-HDV DNA includes these proteins:
- a CDS encoding DUF2959 domain-containing protein has product MHARTIRITAILLMLAGATLLTGCQKAYYSALESVGVHKRDLMVERVEKARDTQTEAKEQFNSALERFQVVLGKDGGELQDKYEQLNDEYEESKELAEEVKDRIDSVEDVSLALFDEWEQEITEYSSKKLASKSRRKLIHTRSQYKTMITAMRRAEKSMHPVLTTLHDQVLYLKHNLNAQAISSLKEDLGEIKTDVASLVKRMEASIDEANQFISTIR; this is encoded by the coding sequence ATGCATGCAAGGACGATTCGTATTACAGCCATCTTGCTAATGCTGGCCGGTGCAACGCTACTAACCGGTTGCCAGAAGGCGTATTATTCGGCTTTGGAGTCTGTTGGCGTTCATAAACGTGATTTAATGGTGGAGCGGGTGGAAAAGGCTCGCGATACACAGACTGAAGCCAAGGAACAATTCAATTCTGCGTTGGAGCGATTCCAAGTTGTGCTGGGTAAGGACGGCGGAGAGCTACAGGATAAGTATGAGCAATTAAATGACGAATACGAGGAAAGTAAAGAACTGGCAGAAGAGGTGAAAGATCGGATAGATTCTGTTGAAGACGTATCTCTGGCTCTGTTTGATGAATGGGAGCAGGAAATAACGGAATACTCCAGCAAGAAGCTGGCATCAAAGAGCCGAAGAAAGCTGATTCACACTAGATCTCAGTATAAGACTATGATTACAGCCATGCGGCGTGCTGAGAAATCTATGCACCCTGTACTGACCACCTTGCATGATCAGGTACTGTATTTGAAGCATAACCTAAATGCTCAGGCCATTTCTTCACTGAAGGAAGATCTTGGGGAAATAAAAACCGATGTTGCTTCATTGGTTAAGCGCATGGAAGCCTCTATTGACGAAGCCAATCAGTTTATCAGCACCATAAGATAA
- a CDS encoding Crp/Fnr family transcriptional regulator, which yields MIDTCYNFSEKQKNMNFVIEEMNACWNDVIHLAKSHSFSKGQVVDQADDAVYLITKGYISYSCYLHSGEKRILYFVGPNALFNEAGCMIKHKGRISFEFLTDTQVYAFPSDLFTDVDFVRSYPELSINLSQYIIFKRTYFSHFTANLFNRKPIARVAEILFQLHERKNGIIISQQDIGNFFGLHQMTVSRALSQLRDENIIGKITKNNFEVFSPERLAEYAHWEKI from the coding sequence ATGATTGATACTTGTTACAATTTTTCTGAAAAACAAAAGAACATGAACTTCGTTATAGAAGAGATGAATGCATGCTGGAACGATGTTATTCATCTGGCAAAATCCCATTCGTTTTCTAAGGGACAAGTCGTAGATCAGGCTGACGACGCAGTATATCTGATAACTAAAGGGTATATTAGTTATAGTTGCTACTTACACAGTGGCGAAAAACGCATTTTGTATTTTGTTGGTCCCAATGCTCTATTCAATGAAGCTGGATGCATGATCAAACATAAGGGTCGTATTTCATTTGAATTTTTGACAGACACTCAAGTATATGCTTTCCCCTCAGATTTGTTTACTGATGTCGACTTTGTCCGTTCATACCCTGAATTGTCTATTAACCTCTCTCAATACATAATTTTTAAACGTACATACTTCAGTCACTTCACCGCAAATCTTTTCAACCGCAAACCTATTGCACGAGTGGCTGAGATTCTTTTCCAATTACATGAAAGAAAAAACGGAATTATCATTAGTCAGCAAGACATTGGTAATTTTTTCGGTCTCCACCAGATGACTGTATCCAGAGCTTTATCCCAGCTTCGTGACGAAAATATTATTGGCAAGATAACTAAGAATAATTTTGAAGTCTTTTCTCCAGAACGACTTGCCGAGTATGCGCATTGGGAAAAGATTTAA
- a CDS encoding VOC family protein, translating to MIFKKVDHVEIVPTNPDKTLDFYISIIGFKIKSRNEVKMPPMKEVIYLELGDTVIEIISVDNPKPKSEAIWEVGYRGLALEVENMTEAVEYLSGKGITMALEPVDLGDSFRGEIRDPDGLVIELRQWK from the coding sequence ATGATTTTTAAGAAAGTTGATCACGTGGAAATTGTACCCACGAATCCAGACAAAACTCTTGATTTTTATATTTCTATTATTGGGTTTAAAATTAAGAGTCGGAATGAAGTGAAAATGCCGCCTATGAAAGAGGTAATATATCTTGAGTTAGGAGATACGGTCATTGAAATCATATCCGTAGATAACCCAAAACCGAAATCAGAAGCCATTTGGGAAGTAGGTTATAGAGGGCTTGCTCTTGAGGTTGAGAATATGACCGAGGCGGTAGAATATCTGTCGGGTAAAGGCATAACTATGGCTCTAGAGCCAGTAGATTTAGGTGATTCATTTCGTGGCGAGATCAGAGATCCGGATGGTCTGGTGATTGAACTCCGACAATGGAAGTAG
- a CDS encoding cupin domain-containing protein translates to MNLDSIKEALKVHVYHIPSDKNVPMHKHDDLDEIFYCIKGSGFGVLEDSELMMNVGDTFVVPAGVMHSLRSDEELFVTALLVPVVDGNE, encoded by the coding sequence ATGAATTTAGATTCAATTAAAGAAGCACTGAAGGTGCATGTGTACCATATTCCGTCAGATAAAAATGTCCCTATGCATAAGCACGATGACCTTGATGAGATATTTTATTGTATAAAAGGGTCTGGTTTTGGAGTGTTGGAGGATAGCGAACTGATGATGAATGTAGGAGATACGTTTGTTGTGCCAGCGGGAGTAATGCATTCACTTAGAAGTGATGAAGAGCTTTTTGTTACAGCACTGCTGGTTCCGGTCGTGGACGGCAACGAATAA
- a CDS encoding 4Fe-4S binding protein, producing MTGRTTTENSSSISGNKTRANFAGNAVAQNMPQQYKYDLKLQEESTMNISEIYNKFDQIGCLTFATVEKGVPHTRIAHLFAHDSEGLYFRTMVTKPFFRQLSESKTVSICGMSPTTTVSHNEQGMPYFPPGYTIRVTGDVEEVDFDTLKRKAENNTMFSLGVKDIEQYPAMTTFCLHKAWGEVFDFDFEMEKRPHKLLRTAFSFGGHKNPAKGMRITENCISCGKCFKKCSFKAITKHEDTYKINFDKCDVCGDCYITCPANAIEYM from the coding sequence ATGACCGGAAGAACAACAACGGAAAATTCTAGTTCTATCTCAGGTAATAAGACTCGTGCAAATTTTGCTGGCAATGCTGTGGCTCAGAACATGCCGCAGCAATATAAATATGACCTAAAATTACAAGAAGAAAGCACAATGAATATTTCTGAAATATACAATAAGTTTGATCAAATAGGATGTTTAACGTTCGCAACTGTCGAAAAAGGGGTTCCTCACACTCGGATCGCACATCTTTTTGCGCATGATAGTGAAGGGCTATATTTTAGAACGATGGTGACAAAGCCATTTTTCAGACAATTAAGCGAATCAAAAACAGTATCAATCTGTGGAATGTCTCCAACGACAACAGTGAGTCATAACGAGCAGGGAATGCCTTACTTTCCTCCCGGATATACCATCCGAGTAACAGGAGACGTAGAGGAAGTGGATTTTGACACGCTCAAAAGAAAAGCTGAAAACAATACTATGTTTTCCCTTGGCGTGAAAGATATCGAACAGTATCCAGCAATGACAACATTCTGCCTTCATAAAGCATGGGGCGAAGTCTTTGATTTTGACTTTGAAATGGAAAAGCGACCTCACAAACTATTGCGCACCGCTTTTTCATTCGGCGGGCATAAAAACCCAGCTAAAGGAATGCGCATTACAGAGAATTGTATCTCGTGTGGTAAATGCTTTAAAAAATGTTCATTTAAAGCAATCACTAAGCACGAAGATACATATAAGATCAATTTCGATAAATGTGATGTCTGCGGAGATTGCTATATTACATGTCCAGCTAACGCCATTGAGTACATGTAA